In Salvia miltiorrhiza cultivar Shanhuang (shh) unplaced genomic scaffold, IMPLAD_Smil_shh original_scaffold_414, whole genome shotgun sequence, the following proteins share a genomic window:
- the LOC131004512 gene encoding E3 ubiquitin-protein ligase ATL42, producing MKIIPPLLLIFFSIQANAQSPSDNTDLNTPDSVSNFQPSLAVVIGMLAIMFSLTFVLLLYAKFCHRAASVHSHQIHDGLPRSRSLAAGVDKTVVESLPFFRFSYLRGSRDGLECAVCLAKFEDVDILRLLPKCKHAFHIDCIDQWLEKHSTCPLCRRKVSADDLSQLQFSTSLRFLCNPELGRQDSNLELYVEREESRHGSSRFCIGGSFRKMEEEEEAPIPESMDCDSSPPPPLHRFNHKILVADAVLKNRWSNVSSSDIMFLNSEMMSSAAEAITSIKEEMERKRALESKVREINQASRGDDRNILETDSNRRKLGFESNDKRSMSEIVVHPRFTELRRKDSSSEEINVKEETTRRLWLSIARKTVQWFANRERRSPQPQELRLNI from the coding sequence ATGAAAATCATCCCACCATTACTCCTTATCTTCTTCTCCATTCAAGCCAACGCCCAAAGCCCCTCCGACAACACCGACCTTAACACACCGGATTCCGTCAGCAACTTCCAGCCGAGCCTCGCCGTCGTGATCGGCATGCTCGCCATCATGTTCTCCCTCACCTTCGTCCTCCTCCTCTACGCCAAGTTCTGCCACCGCGCCGCCTCCGTCCACAGCCACCAAATCCACGACGGCCTCCCCCGCTCCCGCTCCCTCGCCGCCGGCGTCGACAAGACCGTCGTGGAGTCGCTCCCCTTCTTCCGCTTCTCCTACCTCCGCGGGTCCCGCGACGGCCTCGAGTGCGCCGTCTGCCTCGCCAAATTCGAGGACGTGGACATCCTCCGGCTGCTCCCCAAATGCAAGCACGCCTTTCACATCGACTGCATCGATCAGTGGCTCGAGAAGCATTCCACCTGCCCCCTCTGCCGCCGCAAGGTCAGCGCCGACGACCTCTCGCAGCTGCAGTTTTCCACTAGTTTGAGATTCTTATGCAATCCCGAGCTAGGGCGCCAGGATTCCAATCTAGAGCTCTACGTCGAGAGAGAGGAGAGCCGCCACGGATCCTCCCGATTCTGCATTGGCGGCAGCTTCCGGAagatggaggaggaggaggaggcgccCATACCGGAGAGCATGGACTGCGActcctcgccgccgccgccgctccacAGATTCAACCACAAGATCCTGGTGGCGGACGCGGTGCTGAAGAACCGGTGGAGCAACGTGAGCTCCTCCGACATCATGTTCCTGAATTCGGAGATGATGTCGTCGGCGGCGGAGGCGATCACGAGCATCAAGGAGGAGATGGAGAGGAAGAGAGCGTTGGAGAGcaaggtcagagaaatcaatcaaGCGTCGCGTGGTGATGACCGGAATATTCTCGAAACGGATTCTAATCGGCGGAAACTAGGGTTTGAATCCAACGACAAGAGATCCATGTCCGAAATCGTAGTTCATCCGAGATTCACAGAGTTGAGGAGGAAAGATTCGTCGTCTGAAGAAATTAATGTGAAGGAGGAAACAACCAGAAGGCTTTGGCTCTCGATTGCACGAAAAACAGTCCAGTGGTTTGCAAATAGAGAGAGAAGATCTCCGCAGCCTCAAGAATTAAGGTTAAATATATGA
- the LOC131004516 gene encoding pentatricopeptide repeat-containing protein At1g08070, chloroplastic-like, whose translation MASVAPLLPSDPLHFLPGSFDPPYKLIHAHPSLALLSKCKSLDTFRQIHCQFIKFGLHNTQFALSKLVEFCAVSPHGDLPYAVSILNSIHNPNHVIYNMMIRGYSLSSSPSLALNCYANMLVLGLQPNSYTFPFLLKCCTRLPALDAGKQVHGQVLKFGLVDDVYAHTSLINMYAQHGVLNDAKMVFDKGGYRDAVSFTALITGYASRGCVDEARELFDAIPIRDVVSWNAMMSGYAQTGRFDEALSLFHEMMKQGKQGKQSVSPNVSTMVTILSACAHRGDMETGGVVRSWIEEHGHGSNLKLLNAMVDMYAKCGDPDTARGLFDSMREKDLVSWNVMIGGYAHTSKYKEALQVFRLLLLDNVEPNDVTLLNMIPACAHLGALDLGKWLHTYVKKCCVEFPNEALWTSLIDMYAKCGDIEAAKQIFYGMQGRSLACWNAMISGLGMHGDAAGAIDLFTEMAGEGVEPDDITFVGVLSACCHAGLVDRGRELFASMIRDYGIAPRVQHYGCVVDLLARAGLLEEAVAMVESMEVEPDGAIWGSVLGGCRLHGNVEIGEYAARALAELEPGNPGNYVALANIYAGAGRWDEVARVRTFLNDAGLRKVPGSTSIEVGGVVHEFLVSDRAHPRSEEVHRMLHEVEGLLRAADTSGETSSSSDASADREEVCEHSERLAIAFGLISTKPGTTLRIVKNLRVCGDCHAATKKISKIFKREIVARDRSRFHHFKDGECSCMDYW comes from the coding sequence ATGGCTAGTGTAGCACCATTGCTGCCCTCAGATCCCTTACATTTCCTCCCCGGCTCGTTTGATCCGCCCTACAAGCTCATCCACGCCCACCCGTCCCTCGCCCTCCTCTCCAAATGCAAGAGTCTAGACACCTTTAGGCAAATCCACTGCCAGTTCATCAAGTTCGGCCTCCACAACACGCAGTTTGCGCTGAGCAAGCTCGTGGAGTTTTGTGCCGTTAGCCCTCACGGGGACCTCCCCTATGCCGTCTCAATCCTCAACTCCATCCACAATCCGAATCATGTCATATACAACATGATGATCCGTGGATACTCGCTGAGCTCTTCCCCGAGTTTAGCCCTGAATTGCTATGCAAACATGTTGGTTCTCGGCCTTCAGCCGAATTCCTACACATTCCCTTTCCTTCTCAAATGTTGCACGAGGCTCCCGGCGTTGGATGCAGGGAAGCAGGTTCACGGGCAGGTGCTTAAATTCGGGCTCGTTGATGATGTGTACGCGCACACTTCATTGATCAACATGTATGCTCAACATGGGGTTTTGAATGATGCGAAAATGGTGTTTGATAAGGGTGGTTACAGAGATGCAGTGTCGTTCACGGCCTTGATAACGGGGTATGCCTCGAGGGGCTGTGTGGATGAAGCACGCGAGCTGTTCGATGCCATCCCTATCAGAGACGTGGTGTCGTGGAACGCCATGATGTCGGGGTACGCCCAAACCGGCCGATTTGATGAGGCTCTTAGCTTGTTTCATGAGATGATGAAACAGGGAAAACAGGGGAAACAGAGTGTGAGTCCTAATGTGAGCACAATGGTGACCATTCTCTCCGCCTGCGCCCACCGGGGTGATATGGAAACGGGAGGCGTGGTTCGATCTTGGATTGAGGAACACGGGCACGGTTCAAACCTCAAGCTTCTCAACGCCATGGTTGATATGTATGCCAAGTGTGGAGATCCGGACACGGCCCGTGGCTTGTTCGACTCTATGCGGGAGAAGGATCTCGTCTCGTGGAATGTCATGATCGGAGGGTATGCTCACACGAGCAAGTATAAGGAGGCGCTGCAGGTGTTTCGTTTGCTGCTGCTGGACAACGTGGAGCCTAACGACGTCACTCTGTTGAACATGATCCCCGCCTGCGCGCATTTGGGCGCGCTCGATCTTGGCAAGTGGCTGCACACGTATGTGAAGAAGTGTTGTGTGGAGTTCCCTAACGAGGCTCTGTGGACTAGCCTCATTGATATGTATGCCAAATGTGGGGATATTGAGGCTGCAAAACAGATCTTTTATGGTATGCAGGGGAGGAGTTTGGCTTGTTGGAATGCGATGATTTCGGGTTTAGGTATGCACGGGGACGCCGCCGGAGCTATCGACCTTTTCACGGAAATGGCGGGCGAGGGCGTCGAGCCGGACGACATCACCTTCGTGGGCGTGCTGTCAGCGTGCTGCCACGCCGGTTTGGTGGATCGCGGGCGTGAGCTTTTTGCCTCGATGATCCGGGACTACGGGATCGCGCCGCGCGTGCAGCACTACGGGTGCGTGGTTGACCTCCTCGCCCGAGCGGGGTTGCTCGAGGAGGCGGTGGCGATGGTCGAATCGATGGAGGTGGAGCCGGACGGAGCGATCTGGGGCTCCGTCCTCGGAGGGTGCCGGCTCCACGGAAACGTCGAGATCGGCGAGTACGCGGCCAGGGCCCTCGCCGAGCTCGAGCCGGGCAACCCGGGGAACTATGTGGCGCTCGCGAACATCTACGCGGGGGCCGGCCGGTGGGACGAGGTGGCGAGGGTCCGGACGTTCTTGAATGATGCCGGGCTGAGGAAGGTCCCCGGGTCGACCTCCATCGAGGTGGGCGGGGTCGTGCACGAGTTCCTCGTGAGCGACCGGGCGCACCCGAGGAGCGAGGAGGTGCACCGGATGCTCCACGAGGTCGAGGGGCTGTTGAGGGCGGCCGACACGTCGGGAGAAACCTCATCCTCCTCCGACGCGTCGGCCGATCGAGAGGAGGTGTGTGAGCATAGTGAGAGGTTGGCGATTGCTTTTGGGTTGATCAGTACTAAGCCGGGAACAACGTTGAGGATTGTGAAGAATCTAAGGGTTTGTGGTGATTGTCATGCTGCGACGAAGAAGATTTCGAAGATTTTCAAGAGAGAGATTGTTGCAAGGGATCGGAGCCGGTTTCACCATTTTAAAGATGGGGAGTGTTCTTGCATGGATTATTGGTGa